The segment TGCGTCCTCATATGCCAAAGAAAATTATGCTGGACTGATAACTTCTTCGACAGCAACCGAAGCAACTCAGATCACAATGGCTCAGCTTCGAACAGACGATTTCCTATCTTCTGGCTTTAAAAATCTGAACGGATGGGGCCAACGGTACGGAATATATGTCCTTGAACCAACCGCAGGCGATCTGCAAGTTTTAGTGCTGACATATGGCGGCCGCACTCATTCAGAAAAAAGCAAAAAATTCAGCGCAGCCATTGTTCCAGCCACTGCCGCCATGGTCGGGGGCGCAGGAGGTTACATCCCCGTTGGAGACCTTCCTGGACAAAGTGTAACCGAGCTCAGAGGTTCTTACGGTGGCTGGACTATAAATTTAGCATCAACAAATATCCCCATCCCTGCCGCCGGACATATCGGAGGAAGAGCTTTCCTGCGTGAAGAGGATATTGGAAAAGATTTTCTCTATCGCGTTGAAGTTCCCGGTCATCCTGAACTGAACGAAATGTCCACCGAGCTGGATATGACTGATCACGCCATTGAAGGTGTGAAAGAAATTAAGTTCGAAGAACACACTCTTGCGGATATCGACACCACAGGATTTTGTAATGATGCAGACAAAAACGGGCGTGTTTTCCTTGATCCGGCAGTAGGTCTTTATATCTGCCGCAACGGACAGCCCGAAGTCATAGCCGACACAGGCAATTCTCAGTTTCTCAAAGGGGCAACCATTGCGGTTGATGGCGAACTAATCCCCAAACCAATCTGCCCGCCCGGCATTACCTCAGATTCTCAGATTTTCGTAGCTCCATCAATCTTTGCTGAAGGGCCGATTTCAAAAGCCATTGTAGCTGTCCAGTCATGGGCCACTGACGTTGGAGACAACTGGCAGGTCCATTTACGCATTCGCACCGCTGACACAGGAGATACATGGATAATTCCTCCTGCTGGATACGGAAAAGTCATGGTCCTCACAACCTGTAATTAAAGGAGAAAATCATGAAATTCACACACAACATTATATCTAAATATCTTTTCCTTTTTCTGCTTCTTCTCTTCGTTTCCGTGCATTCCTCCGCAATAGCAGGAGACGCAACAAGCTTTGATCCGACAAGTGTAGCTGTTGAACCTAAAGCCATCAGCGGAGTACCAATCGGCGGAGTTATTCCATGGACATCTGGAACTGTTCCAGAAGGATTTCTTGAATGTAACGGTCAATCCACGTCAGGATATACGGACCTCGCGGCAATAGTAGGTGGTACCGTTCCTGATCTCCGGGGTGAATTTATTCGAGGCTGGGATCACGGCAAGGGAGTTGATAGCGGCCGAGCTATTAAAAGTAGCCAAAACTCCGCCATGGAAAGCCATTCTCATCAAACCACAATTACTGTTTCAGGTAGTGGAATTGTGCGGGGAGCAACCAAAAGTATGATGGTTAGTGCCGGAGGTTTCCTGACAGGTGCGGGAACCCCGGCAAATCAGGCTATATCTTTTTCCGCTTCAGGAACCGGAACCTCGACTCCCGCCGGAAGTGGAACAGAGAACCGTCCACGCAATTATTCCATGATGTATATCATCAAGGCTGAGTAGGAATTTATCATGTCAGATTCTCCTAACAGCCTAACGCGCCCCAAGATAAAAATAACTAAATTAGACAGCAAAATTTTATATATTGCTGTGGCAATCGGAGTTTTGCTGGTCATAATTCTGATCTATGCGGTCAACACCTCCACAAGCAAAAATGAAAAGCAAGCTCAGAATATTATTAACCCCATATTTGAAACGGACATGAAGCAACCAATTACAGCACCTGAAAATGCAAATGGTCTGTCCCTACCTCAGAAGAAGGAAGAGGAAAAAGCACCACTAGAGATTGAGACTGAAAAACCTCTTGTCACAGTTGTGAGGCCCAAAGGTCCATCTGAGGCTGAAAAGCAAAGAGTAAAAGAATTGCAGGAAGTTCGTTCATTCAAATTCGACAGAATGCGAGCGGCGTTAACGGCACCGCTTAAGGTGGAAACATCTAGTACTAACAAAAAACAAAATCAAATTGTGCAGACTTCTTTCGATGATGTTCGGTCCCGTCATCCTCTTACAGCTTCTGGAACAATCGCTGGAATCAACGGAGAACCTGACGAACGAAAGGAAAAGGAAGAATTCCTTAACGCACGCGCTGCACAAAAAGATTCATGGCGATTGCCATACGAAAGAGTTCCGGGCGCAAGATGTGAACTGAAAACAGGATCAGTAATAACAGGCATCATGATATCCGGCATTAATTCAGATCTCCCCGGTCAGATCATAGGACAGGTGAGCAAAAATATTTATGACACTGCAACTGGAACCTACATGCTTATTCCGCAAGGCTCCCGCATGGTCGGAGTCTATGATTCACGGGTAGCTGTCGGACAGTCTCGAGTGCTGGTTGCATGGAACCGCATAATCTTTCCTGACGGGTCTTCCATCACTCTCGGGGTTATGCCCGGTACGGATATCGGAGGCTACGCCGGCTATTCAGGAGATGTGGATAACCATTACCTGAAAACATTCGGTTCAGCGGCAATCATGAGTTTGATAAGCGGTGGTACGGCCTATGCCATGGACTCTTTCAACAAGAGTTCTTCTTCAAACCAGACTCCAACTCTACAAGATGAACTCGGATCAGCTGTTGCCAGTCAATTAGGACAATCTACCCTTCAGTTACTCCAAATGAATGTGAAGCTGAAGCCGGCTATTTCCACCGAACCGGGCAAAAGGTTCAATATGGTTGTTACCAAAGATATCGTCTTCGCCCGTCCATACAGACCATACAGGAGTTAAAAATGAACAACCAATACGGACTCGGAGAAAGCAAAAAAAAGAAACATAAATGGCTGCCTTATCTGCTGTTTATGTTTGTAGTCACCCTTATGGCCATGCTCTATGCAACTCAGAATACAGCAGAACTCTACGGATACCATCAGGCTCTAGGTAAACCTGTATATAAACAATTTTACTGGCCGTGGATGATTGTAATCTGGATGCAAAAACTTGCTCCTAATGAGCCTCTGGACCGGATTATAGCGATGGCCCAAATAATTTTTATCGCTCCTCAAGTTATAGTTATTGGGTTCTCTCAATTTTTCTTAAGGAAACCCGAAGGAGTCAGCGATATCCACGGCACAGCTCACTGGGCCAGCAAAAAAGAAATTACTAAGGCCGGTCTGCTCGAAAGCACAGGAGTTTATGTGGGTGGGTGGCAAAACAAGAACGTTCTCAACTATCTGCGCCATAACGGACCTGAACACATTATGGTTTTTGCTCCTACACGTTCAGGTAAAGGAGTAGGCCTTGTTCTACCCACTCTGCTCTCATGGGATGAAAGCTCAATTGTTCTCGATATCAAAGGTGAAAACTGGGCTTTAACTTCCGGCTGGAGAAAATCTCAGGGGCACAAAGTTCTTAAATTTGACCCGACTAATACTTCCGGAAAATCTGCAAGATACAACCCTCTTTCCGAAGTAAGGCTGGACGGCCCGCAGGCTATTCCTGATGCCCAGAATATTGCCAACATGATTGTTGATCCGGATGGTAAAGGTCTCAAGGATTACTGGAACAAGGCGGCATTCGGCTTTCTAGGAGGAGCTATTCTTCATTGCATGATACTGCTTCGTATCACATCCGGACAGCACGCTACACTTAATGATCTTTCCCTGATGCTTGCTGATGAAGACAAGGAAATGACTGAACTTTTCGATGAGATGCTCCATATCGAACATGACAACTTATTGATTGAACTTTTCGGCCCTGAAATCACAGAATCAGCCGTTGCTATCAAAAAATTTATTTCAGCTGCCGCAAGAGAAATGCTCAACAAATCTGGCGCTGAGCTTTCCGGAGTTGTCTCAACTGCGGTAGCGAACATGGCTCTTTATAGAGATCCGGTTGTTGCACGCTCCACTTCCGGATGCGATTTTAGAATCACAGACCTAATGAATAATGAATCTCCTATTTCTCTTTATCTCGTAATCCGTCCCTCAGACATTGACCGCTTACGCCCACTGATCAGACTCATTTTAAATATGGTCCTGCGCCGGCTTACTGAAAATATGGAATTTCAAAACGGCAGTGTTAAGGAAAGTTACAAGCACCGCCTTCTACTCATGCTCGATGAGTTCACCTCATTAGGCAAAATGGAAATATTTGAGCGGGCCTTGGCATTCATGGCCGGCTACGGAATCAAAGCCTACATAATAGTTCAAGATCTCACACAGCTTCAATCTGCTTACGGCAGGGATGAATCAATAATGAGCAACTGCCATTTAAGGATTGCATACGCCCCTAACAAAATCGAAACAGCAAAAACTCTCTCCGAAATGACAGGTAAAAGAACTGTCATCCAAAATAAGACTTCTCTTTCCGGAAGCAGATCAGGCCACCTTGGACGCGCAAGTGTCAGCATTTCTGAGGTTGCACGGCCACTGCTTACTCCCGATGAATGTATGCGCCTTCCAGGGGCGGAAAAAAACCGTGACGGAAATATAGTACGGCCCGGAGCTATGCTCATCTTTCCCGCCGGATTTGCGCCCATCTACGGCAAACAGATTCTTTTCTTTCTTGATCCTGAATTTCTTAAAAGGGCCAAGATTACAGCCCCTGACAAGTCAGACATTCTCGCAGAAATTGTCCCCTGCAAAGAAAAACCTGCAAAGACAGAGACTCAAACTAAAACCGAAGCCGACCGCAAAGAACTCGACGACCTCATTGAAGAGACAGAAGTCCATGAAGAATGCTGACATTACAAAATTACTCCCGGTGCGCTTCCCGCGTGAAGCGTGCAGGACTTGCCCTAACTGCGCCACTTGGATGGCCAGTCACGGTTCCAGAAAAACAGGCCGCCCCGGTTGCCCACTCTGTCATGGAGACGGACGGGTTCCGTATATGTACCTGCCTCCTGAACGAGTCTCCGGACGGCAGCTTACCGTGATTGAGCAAGGAAACACCCCCGTACTTATGCCTCTGTTCGGAGAGTGCAAAGAACCGGGAAAACATAGAGCTATGAAAATGGGCTCACAAGTCCGCTGCCCTGGCTGCGATGACCTTTGCGTAATGCCTGACAATATTCAGGCCGGCGATTTGATTACAACTGACCTTAGTAAAAAAAGGAGGAGCCATGAATTTTATTCCCTCAAAACCGCTCTCTGATCTGGCAAAAGCACCTCTGAAAATTTATCTGGCGTGCCCGTACACACACCCTGATCCGGAAGTACGAACGAGCCGCTATGAAGCTGTAAATATTGCCGCCGCAAAAATCATTGTCGCTGGTCATATTGTTTATTCGCCAATTTCTCATTCACACGGAATAACAAATACAGGATTGCCCATGGATTGGACTTTTTGGAAACGCATTGATCAGGAATTTATACGCTGGGCGGATCAGGTCTGGATTCTTAAACTCGAAGGTTGGGAACAATCGCACGGGATTGGGGCTGAACTTGAATTAGCCGCAAATGAACTCAAGGTAGTCAGATTTGTTTCTCCAGAACATTGCAACGTATCCTCTTTCTAAGGAATCAGGTTCTGACATGACTTCAACGGCACGGGAATACTACCCACCAAATGGTTCTGATACCAATGGTGATCGACATCAGAAACATGCTGATACCGATCACCTGAAAAAGCTTATGCGCCGTGACATAGCCACCTTTTACAATGGGCTCTCCGGAACAGCCAGAAGGATACTTGCCGCCCTTATTAAGTCTGCTCCGGCAATGGATGCGCCTTATTCTATTGTCATTTCCCGTCTTCAATATGCGGCAAGATGCAGTAAATTAAGCGTGCTAAGAACCTTTCCTAAAGGTGAAGAAGCTGGACTTTTCTGTAGAGAAATAAACAGCTCTGGACGCAGGCACGGGACAATAATCACTCTTTATAAAGAACGCTGCGAATACTTCATTAGCCTGTTCAAACATGAATACGGCCTGCTCGCTGATACCGATCATGATTGGTATCAAGGGCAAAATGTTACCAAAGGTGATCGGTATCAACCTAACATTGGTAACAGCCAAAAACAAAGTTCCAAAAGTAAGGGTTCCGCACTGGCTATATTGAATTATTCTGACAGAATTGATGCTCTGTTTTCTCGTCTATCCGATCAGGGTAAGCGAGTGTTTGGTATCATCTGCTCATACTCAAAAGAAGCGGCGCAAAACGAAATAGGTCTTGTAATTCAATCAATTGCCAGAGACGCGGCATGCAGCGAAGTCACAGCTCGCAGGGTAATCAAACACGGCCATGAAGCTGGGATTTATTCTAAAAGAATTCACGAACGCGGCCCCCGTTTTGGTATTATTCTACAATTGAATAATGAGCCTATTGCTCGTATTCAGGAACTGTTAAATACGTTCCCACCACAAATTGATACCAATACTGATCGGTATCAATCAGGTGTTACCAGTCATGACCGGTATCATGACCGCAATGATACCAATCTTGATACCAAAGGTGATCGGTATCATGTTACCAATGCTGATTCATTAGCAAAACAACCCGTTATCCCTTGTAGTTCAAGCCTTAACACAAATCAGAATCACTCTTTTGATACCAAAGGTGATCGGTATCAAAATCCACCCTTCTTAGATAGACAGATAAAAAATCTATCTAATTCTGAAGAATCTGAAGAGGAAAAATGGACGCGCCGGTTGTTATCAATCAGCCGCGATGATTTTCAAATCCTCTGGCCAAGACTGCACAGTGAAAGATTTGGTCCAGATCAGATCCGCCAGATCGTCGAACACCGGCTTTCTTTCGGTGAAACAATCCTCGACATCGAAGAATCTCTGCACGCAGCGCACTGGGAACTTGAAAAGGGAACCTTCCCTGAAGCCCGCAAAGGAATCTGCAATTATCTATTCGCAACACTGAAATCAAAGGGAACATGGCGCAGGCCTGTTGGATTTTTAACCCCGAATGAACAAGCTCTTGCAAATGCAAAGAAAGCCGATAACACCCGCGCTGAACTGAAAAATATTGAAAAGCAGAAAATTGAAAAGGCTGAACAAGATCTACAAAATCAGGACTTTGAAAGCTGGCTTAACTCGCTGGATGATTCGGAAATTGAATCCATTGATTTAAAATGCCCCCTGAATACCAGCAGTGAAACGGCAAAACGCAGTTGGCGTAAGACTTACTGGACCAAGAATGTTCAAGAGGTCGCAGCGTGAAAAGTCTCGTCCTGACTCTTTTCTTCTGCCATAGCGTGGCAATCATTTTTCTCATTCACGAAGTTGGCTACCGCGTCAACTTCACTGAATCCATGCCCCGTGGCATTTACCAGATTATTCCCGGTAAGCCGGCTAAGGGAGATCTGGTTACTTTCAGTCTCCGTGAAGACAATCCATATTTTCAAATTTCGCTTAATCGTAAATATCTAGGGCTAAACACAAACAGTCCTCTCCTAAAAATCCTGATTGGAACCGCAGGCGACAATATAAAAATTTCAAGCACGGGCGTGTCTGTGAATAACATGTTGCTTCCACGCAGCAGACAGAAACGATCTGACAACTACGGAAAAAAACTTCCAGTGCTACTCCATTCTACAATTATCCCCACTGCAAAAGGTCTAGTCATGTCCACTCATAACGAGAACAGCTTCGATGGCCGTTACTTCGGACTGGTGGACGTGAACCAAATGCAGAGGGTCATTCCCGTTTTAATCTTTACTCCGGAGGATAAAACTATCACTGAATACTCCTGCCCGAAATGTGGATGCAAGTTAGCCCACTTATCGCCAACCAATGAAAAAAAATCCCGCTGGATTTGTAACGGCTATCCAGCTTGTGACTATTGGACATCAACACCGGAAGATAAAGTTGATGACTTCACTGATGTCGCACAAACAAAGGAATAATCATGCGCTTATTTATCGCAGAAAAAAAAGACGTAGCTGAGGCAATCTCGATAGCTTTAGGTGGTCCGTCAAGACCTTCCGGAGCTTCATTTTTTATAAATGGAGATCATATTACTTGGTTATGGGGCCATGTTCTCCGATTAACTGACCCGGAAGAACATAACGAACAGTTCAAGAAATGGTCCCTCAGAGTACTGCCAATGGACTGGCCTATCAGCTATGCGCCGGAAGACAGACATATCGGTCACCTCAAAAAAGTAATTGAACTGGCCACCCAAGCCACTGAACTGGTCAACGCAGGTGATCCAGATCCTGAAGGTCAGAGGCTGGTTGATGAAGTCATCGAATACGCAGGACTTGAAGGGAAACCGATTAAAAGAATTCTGATTAATGACAACAACGGCCCTGCAATTCTCAAAGCTATTGAGAACATTGAGGACAACGAGAAATACAGAGGGCTGTCCATGTCAGCACTGGCGCGAGCAGTGTGCGACCAGCGTTATGGATATAACCTTACGCGCTGCTACACCCTCAAGGCTCGTGAAAAAGGTTATGACGGTGTGCTTTCTGTAGGACGTGTTCAGACTCCCATTCTTGGACTTGTGGTAGCGCGAGATCGTGCTCACGATGCGCATCAAAAACAAGCCTTTCACAATATCAAAGCCCAGATTGAAATGCAGGACAGCAGCAGCATGTCCATAACGGCTGATTATTTGCCGGCCGAAAGTGATCCTGTAGATGAAAAAGGACGCATAATTGATAGCGTCTTTGCCAGAAAAATTGTGAATGACATTCAAGGTCAGCCCGTTTCAATCTTGTCTGTAGAATCGGTTAATCGTAAAAACGAACCACCACAACCATATAACTTGCTGGCTCTCCAAGCT is part of the Maridesulfovibrio ferrireducens genome and harbors:
- a CDS encoding DUF1937 family protein, whose protein sequence is MNFIPSKPLSDLAKAPLKIYLACPYTHPDPEVRTSRYEAVNIAAAKIIVAGHIVYSPISHSHGITNTGLPMDWTFWKRIDQEFIRWADQVWILKLEGWEQSHGIGAELELAANELKVVRFVSPEHCNVSSF
- a CDS encoding type IV secretory system conjugative DNA transfer family protein — encoded protein: MNNQYGLGESKKKKHKWLPYLLFMFVVTLMAMLYATQNTAELYGYHQALGKPVYKQFYWPWMIVIWMQKLAPNEPLDRIIAMAQIIFIAPQVIVIGFSQFFLRKPEGVSDIHGTAHWASKKEITKAGLLESTGVYVGGWQNKNVLNYLRHNGPEHIMVFAPTRSGKGVGLVLPTLLSWDESSIVLDIKGENWALTSGWRKSQGHKVLKFDPTNTSGKSARYNPLSEVRLDGPQAIPDAQNIANMIVDPDGKGLKDYWNKAAFGFLGGAILHCMILLRITSGQHATLNDLSLMLADEDKEMTELFDEMLHIEHDNLLIELFGPEITESAVAIKKFISAAAREMLNKSGAELSGVVSTAVANMALYRDPVVARSTSGCDFRITDLMNNESPISLYLVIRPSDIDRLRPLIRLILNMVLRRLTENMEFQNGSVKESYKHRLLLMLDEFTSLGKMEIFERALAFMAGYGIKAYIIVQDLTQLQSAYGRDESIMSNCHLRIAYAPNKIETAKTLSEMTGKRTVIQNKTSLSGSRSGHLGRASVSISEVARPLLTPDECMRLPGAEKNRDGNIVRPGAMLIFPAGFAPIYGKQILFFLDPEFLKRAKITAPDKSDILAEIVPCKEKPAKTETQTKTEADRKELDDLIEETEVHEEC
- a CDS encoding phage tail protein, with protein sequence MKFTHNIISKYLFLFLLLLFVSVHSSAIAGDATSFDPTSVAVEPKAISGVPIGGVIPWTSGTVPEGFLECNGQSTSGYTDLAAIVGGTVPDLRGEFIRGWDHGKGVDSGRAIKSSQNSAMESHSHQTTITVSGSGIVRGATKSMMVSAGGFLTGAGTPANQAISFSASGTGTSTPAGSGTENRPRNYSMMYIIKAE
- the pilV gene encoding shufflon system plasmid conjugative transfer pilus tip adhesin PilV → MKANRKNKQAGFGLLEVLAGLTIFMLMLPMLTDLMDRGVESVKQHNVSSHLSSVMDAASSYAKENYAGLITSSTATEATQITMAQLRTDDFLSSGFKNLNGWGQRYGIYVLEPTAGDLQVLVLTYGGRTHSEKSKKFSAAIVPATAAMVGGAGGYIPVGDLPGQSVTELRGSYGGWTINLASTNIPIPAAGHIGGRAFLREEDIGKDFLYRVEVPGHPELNEMSTELDMTDHAIEGVKEIKFEEHTLADIDTTGFCNDADKNGRVFLDPAVGLYICRNGQPEVIADTGNSQFLKGATIAVDGELIPKPICPPGITSDSQIFVAPSIFAEGPISKAIVAVQSWATDVGDNWQVHLRIRTADTGDTWIIPPAGYGKVMVLTTCN
- a CDS encoding TrbI/VirB10 family protein; protein product: MSDSPNSLTRPKIKITKLDSKILYIAVAIGVLLVIILIYAVNTSTSKNEKQAQNIINPIFETDMKQPITAPENANGLSLPQKKEEEKAPLEIETEKPLVTVVRPKGPSEAEKQRVKELQEVRSFKFDRMRAALTAPLKVETSSTNKKQNQIVQTSFDDVRSRHPLTASGTIAGINGEPDERKEKEEFLNARAAQKDSWRLPYERVPGARCELKTGSVITGIMISGINSDLPGQIIGQVSKNIYDTATGTYMLIPQGSRMVGVYDSRVAVGQSRVLVAWNRIIFPDGSSITLGVMPGTDIGGYAGYSGDVDNHYLKTFGSAAIMSLISGGTAYAMDSFNKSSSSNQTPTLQDELGSAVASQLGQSTLQLLQMNVKLKPAISTEPGKRFNMVVTKDIVFARPYRPYRS
- the traF gene encoding conjugative transfer signal peptidase TraF, with protein sequence MKSLVLTLFFCHSVAIIFLIHEVGYRVNFTESMPRGIYQIIPGKPAKGDLVTFSLREDNPYFQISLNRKYLGLNTNSPLLKILIGTAGDNIKISSTGVSVNNMLLPRSRQKRSDNYGKKLPVLLHSTIIPTAKGLVMSTHNENSFDGRYFGLVDVNQMQRVIPVLIFTPEDKTITEYSCPKCGCKLAHLSPTNEKKSRWICNGYPACDYWTSTPEDKVDDFTDVAQTKE